A window of the Caldalkalibacillus salinus genome harbors these coding sequences:
- a CDS encoding AraC family transcriptional regulator, whose product MRTSLKLLKRFKAKVSDRWSRAYFRKNFVLILFITAIPGLITGICIYLFVVGQVEDELTELHQNQIDQSVSYLNDQLNILEYTISHWAFEPNFGASIEDIDFIKDFRQTYTIEKTLIMMQSYNPLIDKVKLFVQKDDSVLFDTNYGTVKNQQERDFFQSLFNHERNIYWLEHARKDIFATQDRLGIQARLDTQHSLGTEDSLSHNDPSFALIHHIPGTSHAPYGLIYVTLNRDKLVKMLDNLTPYNQGISFILGQENQVLISSNTDHSYQLEHALRKRINDLQENDHAFQFDWHGHTYSVSFGKMERLNSEWTYVSAAPMSSITSPVVFISKLIVFVSMTGLGLAVILTWFVSRKIYHPVGQLLKHLTVDKSEADTAKHTDEFKLIEEKWQELSYKSELLQNRITAHLPQLSNGFLLQLIQGYLYHYTEEDLRARMESYGWDTKDKQFIVINAQLTGCYQSIGNDISDANNDESLVTFVAANMIEEIAEDFFQQSHVINFHDLSVGIILVYASNVSIQHDLDQFVKAITKAVNQNIDSPLTVILSSPTTQVKKIAHLFEEVAQAKGYRNFDNENQVINLQDVGAYHSTQHIYYPFAIEKEVIQAVRMGHIEEVEGLIRAFIRELTEKGVTELNIQPGVFQLFGSLQHEILHTGIHPYQLFNGRNMLEELSLIREPERIIQWFNEEVIEPYIQEINNRTNIQSKQLVEKVITMIKTQYMEDISLEYCADEVGTYPYTLSKAFKQVTGVNFIDYLTQLRIDKAKDMLINTDLKISDISAKVGYRHSYFNRIFKKQTGVPPSQFRKTHWDTHAVSAKVSNK is encoded by the coding sequence TTGCGAACGTCTTTAAAGCTTTTAAAAAGATTTAAAGCAAAAGTAAGTGACCGATGGAGCAGGGCGTACTTTCGAAAGAATTTTGTACTTATATTATTCATTACCGCCATTCCTGGGTTAATAACAGGGATATGTATCTATCTGTTTGTCGTGGGACAGGTCGAGGACGAGCTCACGGAACTCCATCAAAATCAAATAGATCAGTCGGTGAGTTACTTAAATGATCAACTGAACATCTTAGAATACACCATTTCTCATTGGGCTTTTGAACCTAATTTTGGTGCCTCTATTGAAGATATAGACTTTATTAAGGATTTTCGTCAAACGTATACCATTGAAAAGACGCTCATTATGATGCAAAGCTACAATCCGCTCATTGATAAAGTGAAGCTATTCGTACAGAAAGATGATTCAGTCCTATTCGATACCAATTACGGGACCGTCAAAAATCAACAAGAACGTGACTTCTTTCAATCCCTATTCAATCATGAACGTAATATTTACTGGTTAGAGCATGCCCGAAAGGATATATTCGCTACTCAAGATAGACTTGGTATTCAAGCTAGACTCGATACTCAACATAGTCTGGGTACTGAAGATAGTCTCAGTCATAATGACCCTTCCTTTGCCCTCATACACCATATTCCCGGGACAAGCCATGCGCCGTATGGCCTGATCTATGTGACATTGAATCGTGACAAACTGGTCAAAATGCTAGACAATTTAACACCGTATAATCAGGGGATTTCATTTATCTTAGGTCAGGAGAATCAAGTTCTTATATCCTCCAATACGGATCACAGCTATCAATTAGAGCACGCATTAAGAAAGCGTATTAATGATTTGCAAGAAAATGATCACGCTTTTCAATTTGATTGGCATGGTCACACCTACTCCGTGTCATTCGGAAAGATGGAAAGACTCAACAGTGAATGGACCTATGTATCAGCGGCCCCTATGTCATCCATCACTTCACCGGTTGTCTTCATATCTAAACTGATCGTCTTCGTTAGCATGACCGGCTTGGGTCTTGCCGTTATTTTAACTTGGTTTGTTTCCCGGAAAATATATCATCCAGTGGGACAGTTATTAAAGCATTTAACAGTAGATAAATCGGAGGCCGACACAGCAAAACATACCGATGAATTTAAATTGATTGAGGAGAAGTGGCAGGAATTATCTTATAAAAGTGAGTTGCTCCAAAACAGAATAACGGCCCACCTCCCTCAGTTATCAAATGGTTTCCTCTTGCAACTTATTCAGGGGTACCTCTATCACTACACTGAAGAGGACCTGAGGGCAAGGATGGAGAGCTACGGCTGGGATACCAAAGATAAACAATTTATTGTCATTAATGCCCAGCTTACTGGTTGCTATCAATCAATAGGAAATGATATCTCAGATGCAAATAATGACGAAAGTTTAGTGACGTTTGTCGCTGCTAATATGATAGAAGAGATAGCGGAAGACTTTTTTCAACAATCGCATGTGATCAACTTCCATGACTTGTCGGTAGGTATCATTTTAGTCTACGCAAGCAACGTTTCAATCCAGCATGATTTAGACCAATTTGTAAAAGCGATCACGAAAGCCGTCAATCAAAACATTGATTCACCATTAACCGTTATCCTGAGTTCACCCACAACTCAAGTGAAGAAAATCGCTCATTTGTTTGAAGAAGTGGCGCAGGCTAAGGGCTATCGCAATTTTGACAATGAAAATCAGGTCATCAATCTTCAAGATGTCGGCGCTTACCATTCCACACAGCATATCTATTACCCATTTGCCATTGAAAAGGAAGTGATACAAGCCGTTAGAATGGGGCATATAGAGGAAGTAGAGGGCCTTATCCGAGCATTTATAAGAGAGTTAACCGAAAAAGGTGTAACAGAGCTCAATATCCAGCCGGGAGTTTTCCAACTGTTCGGTAGTCTGCAACACGAGATTTTGCACACTGGTATACACCCTTATCAGTTATTTAACGGAAGGAATATGTTAGAGGAACTGTCGCTCATACGTGAACCTGAACGGATCATACAGTGGTTTAACGAGGAGGTCATTGAGCCTTATATTCAAGAGATTAATAACAGGACGAATATACAGTCTAAACAATTAGTCGAAAAAGTGATTACCATGATCAAGACACAATACATGGAAGATATCTCCCTCGAATATTGTGCGGATGAGGTTGGAACGTACCCTTATACTTTAAGTAAAGCTTTTAAACAAGTGACGGGTGTTAACTTTATAGACTATCTCACACAACTAAGGATTGATAAAGCCAAGGACATGCTAATCAATACGGATTTGAAAATCAGTGACATTTCTGCCAAAGTGGGTTATCGACACAGTTATTTTAATCGTATTTTCAAGAAGCAAACGGGTGTGCCGCCGAGTCAATTTAGAAAAACACATTGGGACACACACGCCGTATCAGCTAAGGTATCAAATAAATAG